The following coding sequences lie in one Fimbriimonadaceae bacterium genomic window:
- a CDS encoding ROK family protein yields the protein MSLLWGIDLGGSKIEVCALDPADLSNPLIRKRIPTEANKGYGHIVDAVGGLVRSAAKELGEPEPRQLGIGTPGAIEPATGLLKNSNTACLIGKPVREDLAKALQAEVRMSNDANCFALAEAHLGASRGYKTSFGVIMGTGVGGGMVVNGQVLHGANGIAGEWGHVVLDPYGPACYCGQRGCVETYLRGPSVEQRHEERTGEKLSLKEISERYDTDLQCRRTIAEMCTHFGRSLALVVNIFDPEIIVLGGGAGQVPHLYTYGVEHLQAHAFTKVFTTKVVAPELGDSAGVFGAAMLWARSEEAEN from the coding sequence ATGAGCCTTTTGTGGGGCATCGACCTTGGTGGAAGCAAGATAGAGGTGTGTGCCCTTGATCCTGCTGACTTGTCGAACCCACTTATCCGCAAGCGTATTCCAACCGAAGCCAACAAGGGATACGGGCATATCGTCGATGCGGTCGGTGGCCTTGTTCGATCAGCGGCAAAAGAGTTGGGTGAGCCTGAACCGAGGCAACTTGGGATTGGAACTCCTGGGGCAATCGAACCCGCAACCGGGCTGCTCAAAAATTCGAACACAGCTTGTTTGATCGGCAAACCCGTCCGCGAAGACCTTGCCAAAGCTCTACAAGCAGAGGTGCGCATGAGCAATGACGCAAACTGCTTTGCCCTAGCAGAGGCTCACCTTGGGGCTTCACGCGGCTACAAAACATCCTTTGGCGTCATTATGGGTACCGGCGTTGGCGGAGGAATGGTCGTCAACGGGCAAGTGCTGCATGGAGCAAATGGAATTGCCGGCGAATGGGGACACGTCGTTCTCGATCCTTATGGGCCCGCTTGTTATTGCGGGCAGCGCGGTTGCGTGGAAACCTACCTACGCGGTCCATCGGTGGAGCAAAGGCACGAGGAGAGGACGGGAGAGAAGCTTTCGTTGAAGGAGATTTCCGAGCGTTACGATACCGACCTTCAGTGCCGTCGCACCATCGCCGAGATGTGCACTCACTTCGGAAGATCGCTAGCCCTGGTCGTGAATATCTTTGACCCTGAGATCATCGTTCTGGGAGGCGGTGCGGGGCAGGTGCCGCATCTGTACACGTATGGCGTAGAGCACCTGCAAGCTCATGCATTCACGAAAGTATTCACGACAAAGGTCGTGGCTCCTGAGCTCGGCGATAGCGCCGGTGTGTTCGGCGCGGCGATGCTCTGGGCAAGAAGCGAAGAAGCAGAGAACTGA
- a CDS encoding serine/threonine protein kinase, producing MPLPPLPAGTVLQGRFRIESVLGRGGFGIAYKALDQARGDICVIKELAPEGALRDAKGVIHMEQLGDGHDLRMRQTFLQEAKLMQKLCTNRIPEVRASFTENGTAYYASDYIESALPLSERLAQKGRLSIAEAEETLRDLLETLEEVHDKGTLHRDIKPSNILLDQQGRAYLIDFGAAREWFADCRAAQTVILTVGYAPPEQLSEKARRGPATDLYGLAATLYHALTGTAPPGAGDRMSGTAVIPIERLRPDVSDGLKRAIEAGLEMNFSARPQTASDMLAIFEGRVGSGMLASIEDFDQRRLELSNLRFHKMECPECTGLLEVPRPLKRLQCPVCRDGMVSIRHIDPKLCPVCKASPLKEVKTHSSLTTCPICRFGLMMPIKKGLFKPVSELACQECEARFSPSGDVLTLTDPGNHETNIEPDTALSLSEWQAMARRSDEILICQGCEAQFDAQIDGRYTLVVPEAMSRYKSLYRDEWARVAANLPPGAGNSECDSCGADYFIEGDQITLIDAAHDPYDFLHEFQGRLMAIEGMRWFGVGKTSPHGGLVCQDCLCEFDIDGAYHRLQRTKNPGMRRYLGQPLVMEDWHRAARNLPLIAQVTDFETGFGLAIRAAYHEGQIAFDGREESKLIWRSNAVRFDLVEGEWTEVGNGNLTIDLDEITFGGLLKKWRVPFDAIVGADFQDTALILNISGEANPISFRVPEVELTASMESGTRVILLNASDLTMRLRKAQQKVANMV from the coding sequence ATGCCGTTGCCACCTCTACCCGCAGGAACCGTGTTGCAGGGACGATTCCGTATTGAATCCGTCTTGGGACGTGGCGGGTTCGGCATCGCCTACAAAGCCTTGGATCAAGCTCGTGGCGACATATGCGTGATCAAGGAGCTTGCGCCGGAAGGCGCCCTAAGAGACGCAAAAGGCGTCATCCACATGGAACAGCTTGGCGACGGGCATGACTTGCGGATGCGTCAGACCTTCCTCCAAGAAGCAAAGTTGATGCAAAAGCTTTGCACCAACCGAATTCCAGAGGTCCGAGCCTCATTCACAGAAAACGGCACTGCCTACTACGCATCCGACTACATTGAGTCGGCGTTACCACTATCGGAGCGTCTGGCCCAAAAAGGACGGCTTTCGATTGCTGAAGCCGAAGAGACACTTCGCGACCTCTTAGAGACGCTGGAGGAAGTGCACGACAAAGGCACGCTGCATCGAGACATCAAGCCCAGCAATATCCTGCTTGACCAGCAAGGCAGAGCGTATCTCATCGACTTTGGTGCCGCCCGTGAATGGTTTGCCGACTGTCGCGCAGCCCAAACCGTGATCCTCACGGTGGGCTATGCGCCTCCCGAACAGCTCTCGGAAAAAGCACGACGTGGACCAGCTACCGACTTATATGGGCTTGCCGCGACACTTTATCATGCTCTGACCGGAACGGCTCCCCCCGGCGCTGGCGATCGTATGTCAGGGACGGCTGTTATCCCAATTGAGCGCCTCCGTCCCGATGTCTCCGATGGCTTAAAGCGAGCCATCGAAGCTGGGCTTGAGATGAACTTTAGCGCCCGCCCGCAGACCGCAAGTGACATGCTCGCCATCTTCGAGGGGCGTGTGGGCAGTGGAATGCTGGCAAGCATCGAGGACTTTGATCAGCGACGGCTTGAGCTTAGCAATCTGCGCTTTCACAAGATGGAATGCCCAGAGTGCACAGGCCTGCTGGAAGTGCCCCGCCCCTTAAAAAGGCTGCAATGCCCGGTCTGTCGGGATGGTATGGTGTCCATCCGACACATCGATCCAAAGCTTTGCCCAGTATGCAAAGCATCACCGTTGAAAGAGGTGAAAACACACAGTAGCCTGACCACGTGTCCAATCTGTCGATTCGGTCTGATGATGCCGATCAAAAAGGGGCTCTTCAAGCCTGTCTCTGAATTAGCTTGCCAAGAATGTGAGGCGAGATTCAGCCCAAGCGGCGATGTCTTGACCCTCACCGACCCAGGGAACCACGAAACCAATATTGAGCCCGACACTGCGCTCTCCTTGAGTGAATGGCAAGCTATGGCTCGGCGCAGTGATGAAATCCTCATCTGCCAAGGCTGTGAAGCTCAGTTCGATGCACAGATCGATGGGCGATATACGCTGGTTGTTCCAGAGGCGATGAGCCGTTACAAATCGCTCTATCGCGATGAATGGGCTCGTGTAGCCGCCAACCTGCCTCCTGGAGCGGGCAACTCCGAATGCGACAGCTGTGGGGCCGATTACTTTATCGAAGGCGATCAGATCACGCTTATCGACGCCGCCCACGATCCTTACGATTTCCTCCACGAGTTCCAAGGACGACTGATGGCGATTGAGGGAATGAGGTGGTTTGGTGTTGGAAAGACCAGCCCCCACGGCGGTCTCGTTTGCCAAGACTGCCTGTGTGAGTTTGATATCGACGGTGCTTATCACCGCTTGCAAAGGACGAAAAATCCGGGCATGAGACGCTACTTAGGGCAACCTCTCGTGATGGAAGATTGGCATCGGGCGGCCCGCAACCTGCCGCTCATCGCCCAGGTGACAGACTTTGAGACGGGGTTTGGCCTTGCTATTCGAGCTGCTTACCACGAAGGACAGATCGCCTTTGACGGGCGCGAAGAGTCCAAGTTGATTTGGCGGTCGAATGCGGTTCGCTTCGATCTCGTCGAAGGAGAATGGACCGAGGTCGGGAACGGAAATCTGACGATTGATCTGGACGAAATCACGTTCGGCGGGTTGCTGAAAAAGTGGAGAGTCCCGTTCGACGCCATCGTAGGCGCCGACTTTCAGGACACGGCTTTGATCCTCAACATCTCCGGTGAGGCGAATCCCATCAGCTTCCGAGTTCCCGAAGTCGAACTTACGGCAAGCATGGAATCGGGAACGCGAGTGATCCTTCTGAATGCGAGCGACCTCACAATGCGGCTGCGCAAAGCACAGCAAAAAGTCGCCAACATGGTCTAG
- a CDS encoding sugar phosphate isomerase/epimerase, whose translation MNREHHQDIRIGTLAPFSNGIDYLRAILPHGFESFELTLWRFIDDVNLEEFAKQSADVLGDKAIISSIGIYGNPLQDEQTAKDWETVIRSAKLFGAKVVCGFAGALEDKPIDESMPKYKEVFGHLAKVAEGEGVKIAFENCDMGGTWSAPRWNIAHCPRAWEMMFNEIPGETIGLEWEPCHQMYSLVDPIPNLRKYAKRVYHVHGKDATINWDVIKEHGYRSGLPVVQHRTPGFGDTNWTDVISILRESGFRGAIDIEGWHDHIYRDELEMTGQVHGMNYLKQCRGGAYVPNPK comes from the coding sequence ATGAACCGAGAGCACCATCAAGACATCCGTATAGGAACACTCGCCCCTTTTAGCAACGGCATCGACTATCTGCGGGCTATTTTGCCCCACGGTTTTGAGTCGTTTGAGTTGACTCTGTGGCGGTTTATCGACGACGTCAACCTTGAAGAGTTCGCCAAGCAATCGGCGGACGTCTTGGGCGATAAGGCGATCATCAGCAGCATCGGAATCTATGGTAATCCCCTCCAAGATGAGCAGACTGCGAAGGATTGGGAGACGGTCATCCGGTCGGCAAAACTCTTTGGCGCAAAGGTGGTTTGTGGATTTGCGGGCGCGTTAGAGGATAAGCCAATCGATGAATCTATGCCGAAGTACAAAGAGGTCTTCGGTCACCTCGCCAAGGTCGCCGAAGGTGAGGGTGTCAAGATCGCATTTGAGAACTGTGATATGGGGGGAACTTGGAGCGCGCCTCGATGGAATATCGCCCACTGCCCGCGAGCTTGGGAGATGATGTTCAATGAAATCCCTGGAGAAACTATCGGATTGGAATGGGAGCCTTGCCACCAGATGTACAGCCTTGTTGATCCGATCCCGAACCTGCGCAAGTATGCCAAGCGTGTGTACCACGTTCACGGAAAGGATGCGACGATCAACTGGGATGTGATTAAGGAGCACGGCTACCGGTCTGGGCTGCCCGTGGTGCAACACCGAACGCCGGGATTTGGCGACACGAATTGGACAGATGTCATCTCTATCCTTCGAGAAAGTGGCTTCCGTGGGGCCATCGACATCGAAGGTTGGCACGATCACATCTATCGCGATGAACTGGAGATGACGGGTCAAGTTCATGGGATGAACTACCTTAAGCAGTGCCGAGGAGGAGCCTACGTTCCCAACCCTAAGTAG
- the queC gene encoding 7-cyano-7-deazaguanine synthase QueC, translated as MPSAVVLLSGGLDSATVLALAKSEGFDVHTLCILYGQRHKIELESARRISAILGAVEHREVHVDLAGLGGSALTDDIDVPKDRASEEMEQGIPVTYVPARNTVFLSIALGYAEVIGARDIFVGVNAVDYSGYPDCRPEFVAAFEQLANLATKAGVEGDSFSIHAPLIDMGKPEIIRTGIELGVDFGMTHSCYDPDADGKACGRCDACLIRSAAFQTLGMEDPVLEHLRNG; from the coding sequence ATGCCTTCTGCCGTCGTGCTCCTGAGTGGGGGCCTGGACTCCGCTACCGTTTTGGCTCTTGCCAAATCGGAGGGTTTTGACGTCCACACGCTCTGCATTCTGTACGGTCAGAGGCATAAGATAGAACTTGAATCGGCGCGGCGAATCTCGGCGATACTCGGCGCAGTCGAGCATCGCGAGGTGCATGTTGACCTTGCCGGGCTCGGTGGTTCTGCTCTCACCGACGACATCGACGTTCCTAAGGATCGAGCAAGCGAAGAGATGGAGCAGGGCATCCCGGTGACTTACGTACCAGCACGAAACACGGTTTTCCTTTCGATTGCGCTTGGATACGCCGAGGTCATTGGTGCAAGGGATATTTTTGTCGGTGTGAATGCCGTCGACTATAGCGGCTATCCTGACTGTCGACCTGAGTTCGTCGCAGCTTTTGAGCAGTTGGCCAACCTTGCCACTAAGGCAGGCGTTGAAGGCGATAGCTTCAGCATTCACGCGCCCCTGATCGATATGGGTAAGCCAGAGATTATCCGTACGGGCATCGAGCTTGGCGTGGATTTTGGAATGACTCACTCGTGCTACGATCCTGACGCCGATGGCAAAGCTTGCGGACGATGTGACGCTTGCCTCATACGGTCGGCGGCTTTCCAAACCCTGGGCATGGAAGACCCTGTGCTCGAGCATCTTCGAAATGGATAA
- a CDS encoding 7-carboxy-7-deazaguanine synthase QueE translates to MDKLRIAEIFTSVQGEGTLAGTPSTFVRVSGCNLRCVWCDTPYASWNPEGPTMSIPEIEEAVEKGCVEHVVLTGGEPMLFDAIEPLCERLSKKGFHITIETAGTVFRNVPCGLMSISPKLSNSKPGIEAGFGWTERHEKLRSNLEPLRRLVEGYSYQLKFVVNPDEGLGDLDEIEAVLATLHEEARQHTMLMAEGTSAETLTRREALLLPICQERSYRISPRMHIHLFGNTRGT, encoded by the coding sequence ATGGATAAATTACGGATTGCCGAGATCTTTACAAGCGTTCAGGGTGAGGGCACGCTCGCTGGCACGCCGTCTACATTTGTGCGGGTGAGTGGCTGCAATCTGCGATGTGTGTGGTGCGACACTCCCTATGCAAGCTGGAATCCTGAAGGACCGACGATGTCCATTCCGGAGATCGAAGAGGCCGTTGAAAAGGGCTGTGTCGAACATGTGGTGCTTACGGGCGGTGAGCCGATGCTGTTTGATGCGATTGAGCCGCTTTGTGAGCGGCTGAGCAAGAAGGGATTCCACATTACGATTGAGACAGCGGGTACGGTTTTTCGTAATGTTCCTTGCGGGTTGATGTCGATCAGCCCCAAACTCTCGAATTCGAAGCCGGGAATTGAAGCGGGATTTGGTTGGACAGAGCGTCACGAGAAGCTGCGCTCTAATCTCGAACCGCTGAGACGCTTGGTAGAGGGTTATTCCTACCAGCTCAAGTTCGTCGTAAACCCCGACGAAGGACTTGGCGATCTGGATGAAATCGAGGCGGTTTTAGCTACCCTGCATGAAGAAGCGCGTCAGCACACGATGCTCATGGCTGAAGGAACGTCTGCAGAGACGCTCACAAGGCGGGAAGCGCTGCTGTTGCCCATATGCCAAGAGCGCTCCTATAGGATCTCTCCACGGATGCACATTCATCTTTTTGGAAACACGAGGGGCACATAG
- a CDS encoding sensor domain-containing diguanylate cyclase: MSLADELSVEIKDAGFEVQHTEHAAAVADLCLRDDIRIVAANRFFPEMSGLELSRQLSELPGPIRRHLVLYGGTTPQISEAILQAEAFGAAPRPSLEKKDFIAKLRSVARIAQMEQAAYENQRKVQRIQANLELANKSLTIASRRFEELFSGLPVASFTFDNEGKIREWNRQAEVLFEVAAFEAMERTIWDVMGESSSELWNGATVEAVLAGQEIAHREWTYVNAKGEENFLVCSVIPLTGGTGSVVGAISANIDITDRVLAERQVEWHMQEIREQKSKLEEANRKLERLAETDGLTGLINHRKMYELLDGMLAEGETKLSAILMDVDSFKSFNDNYGHLAGDQVLRNVAKLADEAIGNRGSVARYGGEEFAVLLKGFSPDEAIRAAEDVRNAIADFVWESRQITVSVGVATLQPDENGAALLRRCDTALYMAKGTGKNRVVHFDTMTEADLSEWSKAA, translated from the coding sequence TTGTCGCTTGCAGATGAGTTATCCGTTGAGATCAAGGATGCGGGATTTGAAGTACAACACACAGAGCATGCTGCCGCAGTAGCAGATTTGTGTCTTCGAGATGATATTCGCATCGTTGCGGCAAATCGGTTCTTTCCGGAGATGAGTGGGCTTGAACTGAGCCGCCAGTTGTCAGAATTGCCTGGGCCTATCCGCCGTCACCTTGTCCTTTATGGCGGAACCACACCTCAGATTTCCGAAGCCATTTTACAAGCGGAAGCATTCGGAGCCGCGCCACGGCCTTCTCTCGAAAAGAAGGATTTCATCGCCAAGCTTCGTAGTGTTGCGCGCATCGCTCAGATGGAGCAGGCAGCGTACGAGAATCAGAGAAAGGTTCAAAGGATTCAGGCTAACCTCGAACTTGCCAACAAGAGCCTAACTATCGCTTCTCGCCGTTTCGAGGAGCTTTTTAGTGGCCTTCCCGTTGCTTCGTTTACCTTTGACAACGAAGGGAAGATTCGTGAGTGGAATCGGCAAGCTGAGGTTCTCTTCGAGGTTGCTGCTTTCGAAGCCATGGAGCGCACGATCTGGGATGTAATGGGGGAGAGCTCGTCGGAACTGTGGAATGGTGCGACGGTAGAAGCCGTCCTTGCTGGGCAAGAGATCGCCCATCGGGAATGGACATACGTTAATGCGAAGGGTGAAGAGAATTTCCTCGTTTGTAGCGTTATTCCGCTCACAGGCGGCACCGGCAGCGTCGTCGGTGCGATCAGTGCGAACATCGATATTACGGACAGGGTCCTTGCCGAAAGACAAGTCGAATGGCACATGCAAGAGATTCGCGAGCAGAAGTCGAAGTTAGAAGAGGCGAATCGCAAGCTTGAAAGGCTCGCCGAGACTGACGGGCTAACGGGCCTCATCAACCATCGAAAGATGTATGAACTGCTGGACGGGATGCTTGCCGAAGGGGAAACAAAGCTCTCAGCAATTCTGATGGACGTCGATTCGTTCAAGAGCTTTAACGATAACTACGGGCACCTTGCTGGGGATCAAGTTCTTCGTAATGTCGCAAAGCTAGCCGATGAAGCGATTGGCAATCGGGGCTCAGTTGCGCGTTACGGCGGAGAGGAGTTCGCTGTGCTGCTAAAGGGCTTTTCACCAGATGAGGCCATTCGAGCTGCAGAAGATGTACGGAACGCGATTGCAGATTTCGTTTGGGAGTCGCGGCAAATCACGGTTAGTGTTGGGGTTGCCACTCTTCAGCCCGACGAGAATGGAGCCGCGCTGCTGCGCAGGTGTGACACCGCGCTTTACATGGCAAAGGGTACGGGCAAGAACCGCGTTGTACATTTCGATACGATGACGGAAGCCGACCTTTCCGAGTGGTCCAAGGCTGCCTAA